A genome region from Stenotrophomonas maltophilia includes the following:
- the pmbA gene encoding metalloprotease PmbA translates to MNVIAPEAAVGDDSPARLERLADLSQQLLDRARALGASQAEVSCSEDRGLEVNVRLGEVETVQSTRDRGIAVTVYFGQRKGSASTGDLNEASLAATVEQACAIARHTEDDPAAGLAEADLMATHFPDLDGWHPWALQADEAVDLALACEAAGREADAQIRNSDGASVSSMQSLSVYANSHGFIGRERGTHHSVGCALIAGQGDGMQRDGWYTSALAREDLEDVGLVGRRAAERTVARLQPRSLATGSMPVLFAPEVARSLVGHLLSAVSGGALYRQASFLLDSVGQRLFPEWMQIEELPHLRRGLRSAAFDGDGVATRASALVRDGVLQRYVLGSYSARKLGLQTTANAGGVHNLQLAANAGSLQDIARQMGDGLLVTELMGQGVNGVTGDYSRGAGGFRVENGEIQYPVDGITIAGNLREMFSSIEAVGSDVDPRSHIRTGSILLGRMTIAGND, encoded by the coding sequence TTGAACGTGATCGCCCCTGAAGCCGCTGTCGGCGACGACAGCCCGGCCCGGCTGGAACGGCTGGCCGACCTCTCCCAGCAGCTGCTTGACCGCGCCCGCGCGCTGGGCGCCAGCCAGGCCGAAGTCAGCTGCAGCGAAGACCGTGGGCTGGAGGTCAATGTCCGCCTCGGCGAGGTCGAAACCGTGCAGTCCACCCGCGACCGCGGCATCGCCGTCACCGTGTACTTCGGCCAACGCAAGGGCAGCGCCAGCACCGGCGACCTGAACGAGGCCAGCCTGGCGGCCACGGTCGAGCAGGCCTGCGCCATCGCCCGGCATACCGAGGACGACCCGGCCGCCGGCCTGGCCGAGGCGGACCTGATGGCCACCCACTTCCCGGACCTGGATGGCTGGCACCCGTGGGCGCTGCAGGCCGACGAGGCAGTGGACCTGGCCCTGGCCTGCGAAGCCGCAGGCCGTGAGGCCGATGCGCAGATCCGCAATTCCGACGGCGCCTCGGTGTCGAGCATGCAGAGCCTGTCGGTCTATGCCAATTCGCATGGCTTCATCGGCCGTGAGCGCGGCACCCACCATTCGGTCGGTTGTGCGCTGATCGCCGGGCAGGGCGATGGCATGCAGCGTGACGGCTGGTACACCAGTGCGCTGGCTCGCGAGGACCTGGAGGACGTCGGCCTGGTCGGTCGTCGTGCCGCCGAGCGCACTGTCGCCCGCCTGCAGCCGCGATCGCTGGCCACCGGCAGCATGCCGGTGCTGTTCGCCCCGGAAGTGGCGCGCAGCCTGGTCGGGCATCTGCTGTCGGCGGTGTCCGGTGGTGCCCTGTACCGCCAGGCCAGCTTCCTGCTGGACAGCGTTGGCCAGCGCCTGTTCCCGGAATGGATGCAGATCGAGGAGCTGCCGCACCTGCGCCGCGGCCTGCGCTCGGCAGCCTTCGACGGCGATGGCGTCGCCACCCGGGCCTCGGCGCTGGTCCGCGACGGCGTGCTGCAGCGCTATGTGCTGGGCAGCTACTCGGCACGCAAGCTGGGCCTGCAGACCACCGCCAACGCCGGCGGCGTGCACAACCTGCAGCTGGCGGCCAACGCCGGCTCCCTGCAGGACATCGCGCGGCAGATGGGCGACGGCCTGCTGGTGACCGAGCTGATGGGGCAGGGCGTGAACGGCGTGACCGGCGACTATTCGCGTGGCGCGGGTGGCTTCCGGGTCGAAAACGGCGAGATCCAGTACCCGGTGGACGGGATCACCATCGCCGGCAACCTGCGCGAGATGTTCAGCAGCATCGAGGCGGTCGGCAGCGACGTCGATCCCCGCTCGCACATCCGGACCGGTTCGATCCTGTTGGGGCGGATGACCATCGCAGGTAATGATTGA
- a CDS encoding DUF4870 domain-containing protein, whose protein sequence is MSEFDNVPPPPATTDVPADQRTMALAAHLLGIFTGFIGALIIWLINKDDAGKAFVTDQAKEALNFQITVTIAMIISMILMIVIIGGILAPIVGIISLVFSIIAAVKANNGEAYRYPFALRLIK, encoded by the coding sequence GTGAGTGAATTCGATAACGTCCCGCCGCCGCCGGCCACCACCGACGTCCCGGCCGACCAGCGCACCATGGCCCTGGCCGCGCACCTGCTGGGCATCTTCACCGGCTTCATCGGCGCGCTGATCATCTGGCTGATCAACAAGGATGACGCGGGCAAGGCCTTCGTGACCGACCAGGCCAAGGAAGCCCTGAACTTCCAGATCACCGTGACCATCGCCATGATCATCAGCATGATCCTGATGATCGTGATCATCGGCGGCATCCTGGCGCCGATCGTCGGCATCATCAGCCTGGTGTTCAGCATCATCGCTGCGGTCAAGGCCAACAACGGCGAAGCCTACCGCTACCCGTTCGCGCTGCGCCTGATCAAGTAA
- a CDS encoding polyprenyl synthetase family protein produces MTAEVLFERWRDRIESQLDAALPSPAEAPQRLHQAMRYSVLGGGKRMRPLLVYASGHLFGAQPESLDAAAMSVELIHAYSLVHDDLPAMDDDALRRGKPTTHIAFDEATAILAGDALQTRAFGLLADAPLPATLRVACLQTLAHASGASGMCGGQALDIDATGQQQTLAALTRMHALKTGALIRAAVRMGALCGQAHGPQLAQLDSFADALGLAFQVRDDILDVEASSEQLGKTAGKDQAQDKSTFPALLGMDGAKAQLQELAARMQALLAGYGDEADALRALATLAVERDH; encoded by the coding sequence ATGACGGCTGAGGTTCTGTTCGAGCGCTGGCGCGACCGTATCGAAAGCCAGCTCGACGCTGCCCTGCCCTCGCCTGCCGAAGCACCGCAGCGCCTGCACCAGGCCATGCGCTATTCGGTGCTGGGCGGTGGCAAGCGCATGCGCCCGCTGCTGGTGTATGCCAGCGGGCACCTGTTCGGCGCGCAGCCTGAAAGCCTGGACGCAGCGGCCATGTCCGTCGAGCTGATCCACGCCTATTCACTGGTGCATGACGACCTGCCGGCAATGGACGACGATGCCCTGCGCCGCGGCAAGCCGACCACCCACATCGCCTTCGACGAAGCCACCGCGATCTTGGCCGGCGACGCACTGCAGACCCGTGCCTTCGGCCTGCTGGCCGATGCGCCACTGCCCGCCACGCTGCGCGTGGCCTGCCTGCAGACCCTGGCCCACGCGTCCGGTGCCTCCGGCATGTGCGGCGGCCAGGCGCTGGACATCGATGCCACCGGCCAGCAGCAGACACTGGCAGCATTGACCCGCATGCATGCCCTGAAGACCGGTGCGCTGATCCGGGCGGCGGTACGCATGGGCGCGCTGTGCGGCCAGGCCCACGGACCGCAGCTGGCCCAGCTGGACAGCTTCGCCGATGCGCTTGGCCTGGCCTTCCAGGTGCGCGATGACATCCTCGATGTCGAAGCCAGTTCCGAACAGCTGGGCAAGACCGCCGGCAAGGACCAGGCACAGGACAAGAGCACCTTCCCCGCCCTGCTCGGCATGGACGGTGCGAAGGCGCAGCTGCAGGAACTGGCGGCACGCATGCAGGCCCTGCTGGCCGGGTATGGCGACGAGGCCGATGCGCTGCGCGCACTGGCGACGCTGGCGGTGGAACGCGATCACTGA
- a CDS encoding exodeoxyribonuclease VII small subunit translates to MAKKSPENASPVAQFEQSLESLEQLVEQMETGELSLEASLSAYERGVGLYRQCQQALEQAELRVRLLSDPAQPEASEPFDPPSHDG, encoded by the coding sequence ATGGCCAAGAAGTCCCCTGAAAACGCCTCCCCGGTCGCCCAGTTCGAGCAGTCGCTCGAATCGCTGGAGCAGCTGGTGGAGCAGATGGAAACCGGCGAGCTGAGCCTGGAAGCGTCGCTCAGTGCTTACGAACGTGGCGTCGGTCTGTACCGCCAGTGCCAGCAGGCACTGGAGCAGGCCGAACTGCGTGTACGCCTGCTCAGCGATCCGGCGCAGCCGGAAGCCTCCGAGCCTTTCGATCCGCCCAGCCATGACGGCTGA
- the tilS gene encoding tRNA lysidine(34) synthetase TilS: MTAFPALVPLDAPLLVGYSGGVDSTVLLHWLWRCAQASGTALRAVHVHHGLQPAADDWVRHCQQQCATLGIELAVHHVQVDDTTGLGLEGAARQARRAAFAAELREGETLALAQHQDDQAETFLLRALRGSGVDGLAAMSARSRLGEHHLWRPLLSTPRTALLDYAQQHALQWIEDPSNAEDHADRNFLRLQVLPLLRQRWPHAAAALAGSATHCRQTRELLDEEDAELIAHLEVAPRVLSLELLRQVSPARAARVLRAWVIGHGAAPLPATVLQQALEELLPADIDRQARVRWQDHVIQQWRDHAYLLPARLPSLPLDWQAAWDGRAPLPLPDGGQLSLLGASAFEQPLQVRARVGGERILLPGRQHSHALKDCLQREHLAPWRRAQLPLIFDGPQLLAAADVVIAAPLQAWLQANEAQLQWRPGGW; the protein is encoded by the coding sequence GTGACTGCCTTCCCCGCCCTCGTTCCGCTGGATGCGCCGCTGCTGGTGGGCTACAGCGGTGGTGTCGACTCCACCGTGCTGCTGCACTGGCTATGGCGCTGCGCCCAGGCTTCCGGCACGGCGCTGCGTGCGGTGCACGTACACCACGGCCTGCAGCCAGCCGCCGACGACTGGGTACGGCATTGCCAGCAGCAGTGCGCGACCCTCGGTATCGAGCTGGCCGTGCATCACGTACAGGTCGACGACACCACAGGCCTCGGCCTCGAAGGCGCGGCGCGCCAGGCACGACGTGCCGCCTTCGCGGCTGAGCTGCGCGAAGGTGAAACGCTGGCACTGGCGCAGCACCAGGATGACCAGGCCGAGACCTTCCTGCTGCGCGCACTGCGCGGTTCGGGCGTCGATGGCCTTGCAGCGATGTCCGCACGCAGCCGTCTTGGCGAACATCACCTGTGGCGACCACTGCTGTCGACGCCGCGCACCGCGCTGCTCGACTACGCCCAGCAGCACGCGCTGCAATGGATCGAAGACCCCAGCAACGCCGAAGACCACGCCGATCGCAACTTCCTGCGCCTGCAGGTGTTGCCGTTGCTGCGCCAGCGCTGGCCGCACGCGGCGGCGGCATTGGCCGGCAGCGCGACGCATTGCCGGCAGACCCGCGAACTGCTGGACGAGGAAGACGCCGAGCTGATCGCGCACCTGGAAGTGGCACCGCGCGTGCTGTCACTGGAACTGCTGCGCCAAGTGTCGCCGGCGCGCGCGGCACGCGTGCTGCGCGCCTGGGTGATCGGCCACGGCGCAGCACCGTTGCCGGCCACGGTGTTGCAGCAGGCGCTGGAGGAGCTGTTGCCGGCCGACATCGACCGCCAGGCGCGTGTGCGCTGGCAGGATCACGTGATCCAGCAATGGCGTGACCATGCCTACCTGCTGCCGGCCCGGCTGCCCTCGCTGCCCCTCGACTGGCAGGCCGCCTGGGATGGCCGAGCACCGCTGCCATTGCCCGACGGTGGCCAGCTGAGCCTGCTTGGCGCCAGCGCTTTCGAACAACCACTGCAGGTCCGTGCACGCGTGGGCGGTGAGCGCATCCTGCTGCCGGGTCGCCAGCATTCGCATGCGCTGAAGGACTGCCTGCAACGCGAACATCTTGCCCCCTGGCGACGCGCCCAGCTGCCGTTGATCTTCGATGGCCCGCAGTTGCTGGCCGCCGCCGACGTGGTCATCGCCGCGCCCTTGCAGGCCTGGTTGCAGGCCAACGAGGCACAGCTCCAGTGGCGTCCCGGCGGCTGGTGA
- a CDS encoding WG repeat-containing protein, translating to MIVPQARPAPARGRFARSLALLGALASSSALAQAPACKLLTDEHGLWPLPNCEVVDHRPKISADTLKDLNYDDHGLAVVYADQGFHYIDRKGRSLPVLTWDNGPETPEEGLLRGRVGNRVGYFDLTFRQVVPGTFDFAWPFRDGVAEVCNGCRRGTPDGDGHTPMEGGERFRIDRSGRRVK from the coding sequence GTGATCGTGCCGCAGGCCCGCCCTGCCCCCGCCCGCGGCCGTTTCGCGCGGTCGCTGGCCCTGCTCGGCGCGCTGGCCAGTTCCAGCGCGCTGGCGCAGGCACCGGCCTGCAAGCTGCTGACCGACGAACACGGGTTGTGGCCGCTGCCCAACTGCGAGGTGGTCGATCACCGGCCGAAGATCAGCGCCGATACGCTGAAGGACCTGAACTACGACGACCACGGCCTGGCCGTGGTATATGCCGATCAGGGCTTCCACTACATCGACCGCAAGGGCCGCAGCCTGCCGGTGCTGACCTGGGACAACGGCCCGGAGACACCGGAGGAAGGCCTGCTGCGCGGGCGCGTCGGCAATCGCGTGGGCTACTTCGATCTGACATTCCGCCAGGTAGTGCCGGGCACCTTCGATTTCGCCTGGCCATTCCGCGATGGCGTGGCCGAGGTCTGCAACGGCTGCCGTCGCGGCACGCCGGATGGCGATGGCCACACGCCGATGGAAGGCGGAGAGCGGTTCCGGATCGACCGCTCGGGCCGTCGGGTGAAGTAG
- a CDS encoding alkaline phosphatase, whose amino-acid sequence MRRSVSLLAACATTLLLGACASTAPASAPAGLKVAVDPVAHPAGETPQWWYRSGAAQAAANGAMSGKARNVILFLGDGMSLTTVAASRIYEGQQKGGSGEENLLSWERFPATAFSKTYNTDSQTPDSAGTMTAITTGVKTHMGAIGVSAGSRTDCADSLSKGLLTWLQLADSAGLATGVVSTARLTHATPAATYAHSPERNWENDTDLTDAAKAAGCKDIAQQLLSTSRYGRGPLVALGGGRGEFTTVEERDPEYDDKVGQRLDGRSLVQEWQQAHPQGAYVWNSKQLAAAADAPAILGLFEPDHMRYEYERPQDPGGEPSLAELTAAAIKNLAKHQEGYVLMIEGARIDHANHSGNAYRALTETVALSDAVRVANELTSADDTLIIVTADHSHTLNFVGYPARGNPILGKVKDKGGEDGAGKLDYALDGTGQPYTTLSYANGPGHTGSSNQQPAGPKRYPHNPSSFEPANGRPNLREVDTEHPDYMQEALVPMKSESHGGEDVGIWARGPGSKAIRGTLEQNAIYHMIVQATPALRERLCQAGTCDDKGVPVQLPAPTAFERKAEAK is encoded by the coding sequence ATGCGCCGTTCCGTCTCCCTGTTGGCCGCCTGCGCCACCACCCTGCTGCTGGGCGCCTGCGCCAGCACCGCACCCGCGTCCGCTCCGGCCGGCCTGAAGGTCGCCGTCGATCCCGTCGCCCACCCGGCCGGCGAGACACCGCAGTGGTGGTACCGCAGCGGCGCCGCCCAGGCCGCCGCCAACGGCGCGATGTCCGGCAAGGCCAGGAACGTCATCCTGTTCCTCGGTGACGGCATGAGCCTGACCACCGTGGCCGCCTCGCGCATCTACGAAGGCCAGCAGAAGGGCGGCTCCGGCGAAGAGAACCTGCTGTCCTGGGAGCGCTTCCCGGCCACGGCGTTCAGCAAGACCTACAACACAGATTCGCAGACCCCCGATTCGGCCGGCACCATGACCGCCATCACCACCGGCGTGAAGACCCACATGGGTGCGATCGGCGTCAGTGCCGGCAGCCGCACCGACTGTGCCGACAGCCTGTCCAAGGGCCTGCTGACCTGGCTGCAGCTGGCCGACAGCGCCGGCCTGGCTACCGGCGTGGTATCCACCGCGCGCCTGACCCATGCCACCCCGGCCGCCACCTATGCGCACTCGCCCGAGCGCAACTGGGAAAACGACACCGACCTGACCGACGCGGCCAAGGCCGCAGGCTGCAAGGACATCGCCCAGCAGCTGCTGTCGACCTCGCGCTATGGCCGTGGCCCGCTGGTCGCCCTCGGCGGCGGCCGTGGTGAGTTCACCACGGTGGAAGAGCGCGACCCGGAGTACGACGACAAGGTCGGCCAGCGCCTGGATGGCCGCAGCCTGGTGCAGGAATGGCAGCAGGCGCACCCGCAGGGCGCCTACGTGTGGAACAGCAAGCAGCTGGCCGCCGCCGCGGATGCGCCGGCCATCCTTGGCCTGTTCGAACCGGACCACATGCGCTACGAGTACGAGCGCCCGCAGGATCCGGGCGGTGAGCCGAGCCTGGCCGAACTGACGGCGGCAGCCATCAAGAATCTGGCCAAGCACCAGGAAGGCTACGTGCTGATGATCGAAGGCGCGCGCATCGACCACGCCAACCACAGCGGCAACGCCTACCGTGCCCTGACCGAGACCGTGGCGCTGTCCGACGCGGTGCGCGTGGCCAACGAGCTGACCTCGGCCGACGACACCCTGATCATCGTCACCGCCGACCACTCGCACACGCTGAACTTCGTCGGCTACCCGGCACGCGGCAATCCGATCCTGGGCAAGGTGAAGGACAAGGGCGGCGAAGATGGTGCCGGCAAGCTGGACTACGCGCTGGACGGCACCGGCCAGCCCTACACCACGTTGAGCTACGCCAATGGCCCGGGCCATACCGGCAGCAGCAACCAGCAGCCGGCCGGCCCGAAGCGCTACCCGCACAACCCGAGCAGCTTCGAACCGGCCAACGGCCGCCCGAACCTGCGCGAGGTCGACACCGAGCATCCGGACTACATGCAGGAAGCACTGGTGCCGATGAAGTCCGAATCGCATGGTGGTGAAGACGTCGGCATCTGGGCGCGTGGCCCGGGCAGCAAGGCGATCCGCGGCACGCTGGAACAGAACGCGATCTACCACATGATCGTGCAGGCCACCCCGGCCCTGCGCGAGCGCCTGTGCCAGGCCGGCACCTGCGATGACAAGGGCGTACCGGTGCAGCTGCCGGCACCGACGGCCTTCGAACGCAAGGCCGAGGCCAAGTGA
- a CDS encoding dicarboxylate/amino acid:cation symporter yields the protein MKLVSAWLRIPFWQRVVGGFVLGALAGWALGPAAETWFGPLGELYVTLIKMIAVPLVFFAVINAISSLHGQKSIAALSGRTFLWFVITAALAVCVGLAVGTVLQPGAGGLQLAMASNYVPREVPSVVQVLLDVVPANVFYALSGIGTKVNAAGETVLAAGRGSILPVIFFAGLVGFAIVKLGEKVTEARKLVGQMSDIMIQVTRFVLEVTPIGTFGLIAGLVGSYGFEKLLPLGHFVLALYVACALHIVVVYSALLLAHGLNPLKFFRGAAPGMQVAFVSSSSFAAMPVALRSITHNLGVNKDYGSFAVPLGASIKMDGCGAIYPALCAVFIAQYSGVPLTPEQYVVVLIASVLGSFGTAGVPGTAVIMATVVLSAANLPLETIGYLYAIDRILDMMRTMTNVTGQMLVPVIVAKETGLLDQAVYDNPSSNVGVDDPDPTPPRG from the coding sequence ATGAAGCTGGTCTCTGCCTGGCTGCGGATTCCATTCTGGCAGCGCGTGGTCGGTGGCTTCGTGCTCGGCGCGCTGGCCGGCTGGGCGCTCGGCCCGGCCGCGGAAACGTGGTTCGGCCCGCTCGGCGAGCTGTACGTCACCCTGATCAAGATGATCGCGGTGCCGCTGGTGTTCTTCGCGGTCATCAATGCGATCTCGTCGCTGCACGGCCAGAAGTCGATCGCCGCGCTCAGTGGCCGCACCTTCCTGTGGTTCGTGATCACCGCCGCGCTGGCGGTGTGCGTTGGCCTGGCCGTAGGCACGGTGCTGCAGCCCGGCGCGGGTGGCCTGCAGTTGGCGATGGCCAGCAACTATGTGCCGCGCGAAGTGCCCAGCGTGGTACAGGTATTGCTGGACGTGGTGCCGGCCAATGTCTTCTATGCGCTGTCCGGCATCGGCACCAAGGTCAATGCCGCGGGTGAAACCGTGCTGGCCGCCGGCCGTGGCTCGATCCTGCCGGTGATCTTCTTTGCTGGTCTGGTCGGTTTCGCCATCGTCAAGCTGGGCGAGAAGGTGACCGAGGCGCGCAAGCTGGTCGGCCAGATGAGCGACATCATGATCCAGGTGACCCGCTTCGTGCTGGAAGTCACCCCGATCGGTACCTTCGGGCTGATCGCCGGTCTGGTCGGCAGCTACGGGTTCGAGAAGCTGCTGCCGCTGGGTCATTTCGTGCTGGCCCTGTACGTGGCCTGTGCCCTGCACATCGTGGTGGTCTACAGCGCACTGCTGCTGGCGCATGGTCTGAATCCGCTGAAGTTCTTCCGCGGCGCGGCGCCGGGCATGCAGGTGGCCTTCGTCAGCTCGTCCAGCTTCGCCGCGATGCCGGTGGCGCTGCGTTCGATCACCCACAACCTGGGCGTTAACAAGGACTACGGTTCGTTCGCGGTGCCGCTGGGCGCCAGCATCAAGATGGACGGCTGTGGTGCGATCTATCCGGCGCTGTGCGCGGTGTTCATCGCGCAGTACAGCGGTGTGCCGCTGACCCCGGAACAGTACGTGGTGGTGCTGATCGCCTCGGTGCTGGGCAGCTTCGGTACGGCCGGCGTGCCAGGTACCGCGGTGATCATGGCTACGGTGGTGCTGAGCGCGGCCAACCTGCCGCTGGAGACGATCGGCTACCTGTATGCCATCGACCGCATCCTGGACATGATGCGCACGATGACGAACGTGACGGGCCAGATGCTGGTGCCGGTGATCGTGGCCAAGGAGACCGGCCTGCTCGACCAGGCGGTGTATGACAACCCGTCCAGCAACGTGGGCGTGGATGATCCCGACCCGACACCGCCACGCGGCTGA
- a CDS encoding C40 family peptidase, with the protein MTTDDLKSEGQTSVSSRSARPLLLGLALCLTSLPAWSQTAPNRSDATPAPVAESTARPAAKAEAAAPQRSRVDAAASATLAALLPHLAANDTIPLMDRSAVVAGDLSRLLANYDTSSAANGSVVGTAADNGKVQSLLRRAMTLLGTPYRWGGSNPDSGFDCSGLVGYVFRSALGIELPRVSREMAHDDNAELINDRTALAAGDLVFFGRKGRVDHVGIYVGDGRFLHAPSSGKDVRVDTLLSGYWGNKFMQARRVDL; encoded by the coding sequence GTGACGACTGACGACCTGAAAAGCGAAGGCCAGACTTCCGTATCTTCACGCAGTGCCCGCCCGTTGTTGCTTGGCCTGGCACTGTGTCTGACCAGCCTCCCGGCCTGGTCGCAGACTGCTCCGAACCGTTCCGATGCAACCCCGGCCCCGGTGGCCGAGAGTACCGCCCGACCGGCCGCCAAGGCCGAGGCTGCCGCTCCGCAGCGCAGCCGCGTCGACGCCGCCGCCAGCGCTACCCTGGCCGCCCTGCTGCCGCACCTGGCCGCCAACGACACCATTCCGCTGATGGACCGCTCGGCCGTGGTGGCCGGTGACCTCAGCCGCCTCCTCGCCAACTACGACACCAGCAGCGCTGCCAATGGCAGCGTTGTCGGCACCGCGGCCGACAACGGCAAGGTGCAGTCGCTGCTGCGCCGTGCAATGACGCTGCTGGGCACCCCGTACCGTTGGGGTGGCAGCAACCCGGACAGCGGCTTCGACTGCAGTGGCCTGGTCGGTTACGTGTTCCGCTCGGCCCTGGGTATCGAGCTGCCGCGCGTCTCGCGCGAAATGGCGCACGACGACAACGCCGAACTGATCAACGACCGCACCGCGCTGGCCGCTGGTGACCTGGTGTTCTTCGGCCGCAAGGGCCGCGTCGACCACGTGGGCATCTATGTGGGCGATGGCCGCTTCCTGCACGCACCGAGCTCCGGCAAGGACGTCCGCGTGGACACCCTGCTCAGTGGCTACTGGGGCAACAAGTTCATGCAGGCCCGCCGGGTCGACCTCTGA
- a CDS encoding C40 family peptidase, with product MHITPVSSGLRRLLAPALLLALPLLMTACGGGKATRPAPPPPTANWPKTVPDNPEAANSVLMRAISLVGTPYRYGGNTPDSGFDCSGLVAYVYREMLDLKLPRTSRDLAAVQGPKIDPQRLATGDLVFFGSRGSVTHVGIYVGEGRFVHAPSTGGTVRLDSLSGPYWKDHYTGAKRVLR from the coding sequence ATGCACATCACGCCAGTTTCGTCCGGCCTCCGCCGGCTTCTCGCCCCGGCCCTGCTGCTGGCCCTGCCCCTGCTGATGACCGCCTGCGGCGGTGGCAAGGCCACCCGACCTGCACCTCCCCCGCCTACGGCGAACTGGCCGAAGACCGTGCCGGACAACCCGGAGGCGGCCAACTCGGTGCTGATGCGCGCCATCAGCCTGGTCGGCACCCCCTACCGCTATGGCGGCAACACCCCCGATTCGGGCTTCGACTGCAGCGGCCTGGTCGCCTATGTCTACCGCGAGATGCTGGACCTGAAGCTGCCACGTACTTCGCGCGATCTCGCGGCGGTACAGGGCCCGAAGATCGATCCGCAGCGCCTGGCCACCGGCGATCTGGTGTTCTTCGGCAGCCGCGGCAGCGTCACCCACGTTGGCATTTATGTAGGTGAAGGGCGTTTCGTGCACGCGCCGAGTACCGGTGGCACCGTGCGGCTGGACTCGCTCAGCGGTCCCTACTGGAAGGACCACTACACAGGCGCGAAACGTGTCCTTCGCTAA
- a CDS encoding FKBP-type peptidyl-prolyl cis-trans isomerase — protein MKIEKDRVVRFHYTVSEVGQEPIESSKDRGEPLAILIGHGNIIPGLENAMMDKEAGATFSVDVNAADAYGERREGLSQRVPKKHFGNTRLAPGQQVVLQTNFGPRAVTVQKVGMSVVDVDLNHPMAGKDLHFDVEIVDVREAGQEEIDHGHVHGDGGHHH, from the coding sequence ATGAAGATCGAAAAAGACCGCGTTGTCCGCTTCCACTACACCGTTTCCGAAGTCGGCCAGGAGCCGATCGAATCGTCCAAGGACCGCGGCGAGCCGCTGGCGATCCTGATCGGCCACGGCAACATCATCCCGGGCCTGGAAAACGCCATGATGGACAAGGAAGCCGGCGCGACCTTCAGCGTCGATGTCAATGCTGCCGACGCCTACGGCGAGCGCCGTGAGGGCCTGTCCCAGCGCGTGCCGAAGAAGCACTTCGGCAACACCAGGCTGGCTCCGGGCCAGCAGGTCGTGCTGCAGACCAACTTCGGCCCGCGTGCGGTGACCGTGCAGAAGGTCGGCATGAGCGTCGTCGACGTTGACCTGAACCACCCGATGGCTGGCAAGGACCTGCACTTCGACGTGGAAATCGTCGATGTGCGCGAAGCCGGCCAGGAAGAGATCGATCACGGCCACGTCCACGGCGACGGTGGTCACCACCACTGA